A single Tenacibaculum sp. Bg11-29 DNA region contains:
- a CDS encoding amidohydrolase family protein — protein MEKRKLRINGHSHLLPYPEQIPSFMKEKEIFWVDDERKHMLQKGWKRPVTDSSFFLDEKLLWMEKNKLDHAVVLNLSQLYGNGLRLEEMKKALRFQNDFNAKVQHDHPGKFTCGFVVHPGFIQGALWEMERCVEELGLKVLCLPTHFMDSIGQWRCVFDKENDALFELADKYKLAIEIHPYDGDKMIKLENTNWRFHLIWMLAQCGDAYHFYTLNGMQERFPNIRTCFAHGGQLAQMNLGRRIQGFDGRPDLFEGKTHPRKAVGHPNIFFDTLVHDTDSLKLMIDRQGSNQVIMGLDDPYPLGEMESDAQSSYPGKLLDLAIDRDIINKKQYHEIWEDNTLRWLFGDDEKAKQDLISKILG, from the coding sequence ATGGAAAAACGCAAATTACGTATAAACGGACATTCACATTTATTACCATATCCAGAACAGATTCCTAGTTTTATGAAGGAAAAAGAAATTTTTTGGGTAGATGATGAACGTAAGCACATGTTGCAAAAGGGGTGGAAGCGACCTGTTACTGATTCTAGTTTTTTTTTAGATGAGAAATTACTTTGGATGGAAAAAAATAAGTTAGACCATGCGGTAGTTTTAAATCTTTCTCAATTGTATGGAAATGGGTTGCGCTTAGAAGAAATGAAAAAGGCGTTGCGTTTCCAAAATGATTTTAACGCAAAAGTACAACATGATCATCCTGGTAAATTTACTTGTGGTTTTGTGGTACATCCTGGTTTTATTCAAGGGGCTTTATGGGAAATGGAACGTTGTGTAGAAGAGCTAGGTTTAAAAGTGTTATGCTTGCCTACTCACTTTATGGATTCGATAGGGCAATGGCGTTGTGTTTTTGATAAAGAAAATGATGCTCTTTTTGAATTAGCAGATAAATATAAACTAGCTATTGAAATACACCCGTATGACGGAGATAAGATGATTAAGTTAGAAAATACCAACTGGCGTTTTCATTTAATATGGATGTTAGCACAATGTGGTGACGCGTATCATTTTTATACCTTAAACGGAATGCAAGAACGTTTTCCGAATATTAGAACCTGTTTTGCGCATGGAGGGCAATTAGCACAAATGAATTTAGGACGTCGTATTCAAGGATTTGACGGAAGACCAGATTTGTTTGAAGGAAAAACGCATCCAAGGAAAGCAGTAGGGCATCCAAATATCTTTTTTGACACCTTGGTTCATGATACAGATTCGTTAAAGTTAATGATAGATCGTCAAGGCTCAAATCAAGTGATTATGGGCTTAGATGATCCATATCCGTTAGGTGAAATGGAAAGTGATGCACAATCATCATATCCAGGTAAATTATTAGACTTAGCAATCGATAGAGATATTATAAATAAAAAGCAATATCATGAGATATGGGAAGATAACACTTTACGCTGGCTGTTTGGTGATGATGAAAAAGCAAAACAAGACTTAATATCAAAAATTTTAGGATAA